The following proteins are co-located in the Brevibacillus laterosporus DSM 25 genome:
- a CDS encoding copper amine oxidase N-terminal domain-containing protein: MKKLISASLAIALLVTAVPAVLAKEEDNGNAKGKGKVEVEVSVDSKKNEEKEMKKEKTSEKEETTKNSSSAKPVLENVELKKELIELRQELKHTTEISDKQKSKYETLVSELEKQADISQAVEVQLELVERYYNKADRSSVDKLGKLLKKNGNTEITTLVDGKVITSDVKPFMQGGRALVPIRVISAALKADVKWDDKTRSVLITRGSQSITLYLDKKEATVNGKDITLETAPVLKNGRLFLPLRFVSEQLKTSVDWKEEGKIVLIDDLQD; the protein is encoded by the coding sequence ATGAAGAAACTGATATCCGCATCCTTGGCAATTGCTCTTCTAGTAACAGCCGTACCCGCAGTATTAGCTAAAGAGGAAGACAACGGAAATGCAAAGGGGAAGGGTAAGGTAGAAGTTGAAGTTTCAGTAGATAGCAAAAAGAATGAAGAGAAAGAAATGAAAAAGGAAAAGACCTCCGAAAAAGAGGAAACAACGAAGAATAGTTCTTCAGCTAAGCCAGTACTGGAAAACGTCGAGCTGAAAAAAGAACTAATCGAGCTACGTCAGGAATTGAAACATACTACAGAGATAAGCGATAAACAGAAATCTAAATATGAGACACTGGTATCCGAATTAGAAAAACAAGCGGACATTTCCCAAGCAGTAGAGGTTCAACTGGAACTAGTTGAGCGTTACTATAACAAAGCAGATCGCTCTTCTGTTGATAAGCTGGGCAAACTGTTAAAGAAAAACGGTAACACTGAAATTACTACACTTGTAGATGGTAAGGTCATTACGTCAGATGTAAAACCATTCATGCAGGGGGGACGAGCACTGGTTCCGATTCGCGTTATCAGTGCGGCACTTAAAGCAGACGTGAAGTGGGATGACAAAACACGTTCAGTATTAATTACTCGTGGCAGTCAGTCAATCACTCTATATTTGGATAAAAAAGAGGCAACTGTTAACGGAAAAGACATCACTTTAGAAACTGCACCTGTTCTTAAAAATGGGCGCCTTTTCCTGCCGCTACGTTTTGTTAGTGAACAGTTGAAAACGAGCGTAGATTGGAAGGAAGAAGGCAAAATTGTCTTGATTGACGATTTGCAAGACTAA
- a CDS encoding MBL fold metallo-hydrolase, translated as MNKIYIMSISIGIALLATSCSNIGGTNQKSGHTQTVQNAGVKNKQSNVHQMANRATVAKSIKEAPSTVNARYVEPSSKKVLHSGEKIDRLYNRNLNEKYILQRLTPRTYWVQSNFYSTTFFVGKKGVLLFDPLEDRTEQILAAIRKVTKLPITSVVYSHNHADHIGDSSKLLATLKKSGIKPRIVASKATSDKQLYLNSKLPRPTEVVAWPNGSFKFEDLTVQLHGFARASHSDDHSVWLLKDEGVLHAPDLINPDQPPFWRFAGSDTFLYHEQNLQDARKLSWKWVNGGHGNIGEKKDFDFDLTFIKDLKKAVADAMESQKFTDFVDPSKGAHTAFLPSWLNAVSKQSTDTLRPKYGKYYGFDYATPSNAEMVAEWMFSYR; from the coding sequence ATGAACAAAATATATATCATGAGCATAAGTATTGGTATCGCATTACTTGCAACATCCTGTTCTAACATTGGCGGTACAAATCAGAAATCAGGACATACCCAAACAGTTCAAAATGCTGGTGTGAAAAATAAACAATCGAATGTACATCAAATGGCCAATAGAGCAACCGTCGCTAAATCCATTAAGGAAGCCCCGTCAACAGTAAATGCACGGTACGTGGAGCCATCGTCTAAAAAAGTTCTCCATTCTGGTGAAAAAATAGATAGGCTATATAATAGAAATTTGAATGAGAAGTATATCTTGCAACGCCTTACTCCTCGTACGTATTGGGTTCAGAGTAATTTTTACAGTACAACATTCTTTGTTGGTAAAAAAGGCGTATTACTGTTCGATCCATTAGAAGATCGCACAGAGCAAATCCTAGCAGCTATTCGTAAGGTGACCAAATTACCAATTACCAGCGTCGTCTATTCTCACAATCACGCGGATCACATTGGTGATTCTTCTAAACTACTTGCTACATTAAAGAAGTCAGGAATAAAACCACGCATTGTTGCAAGTAAAGCTACATCTGACAAGCAGCTCTATCTGAATAGTAAGCTTCCTCGTCCCACTGAGGTTGTTGCCTGGCCAAATGGCTCCTTTAAATTCGAGGATTTGACCGTTCAATTACATGGTTTTGCACGAGCTTCTCATTCGGATGATCATTCTGTTTGGTTGCTTAAAGACGAAGGAGTACTTCACGCACCAGACTTGATAAACCCAGATCAACCTCCATTTTGGAGATTCGCCGGTTCAGATACCTTCCTTTATCATGAACAGAATCTTCAAGATGCACGTAAGCTGTCGTGGAAATGGGTAAATGGCGGGCATGGCAACATTGGTGAAAAGAAAGACTTTGACTTTGATCTGACCTTTATCAAAGATCTTAAAAAAGCAGTGGCAGATGCTATGGAAAGCCAGAAATTCACCGATTTTGTTGACCCTAGTAAGGGGGCTCATACTGCCTTTTTACCTAGCTGGTTAAACGCTGTCTCTAAACAGTCTACCGATACCCTTCGCCCGAAATATGGAAAATATTACGGTTTTGATTATGCTACACCGTCCAATGCCGAAATGGTAGCTGAATGGATGTTTTCGTATCGTTAA
- a CDS encoding GNAT family N-acetyltransferase → MNLILKEITAENWEECIELQPHEDQEVFIASNLYSLAQSKFLPNFETLAVYKDQKMVGFVMFGKDPDDSQYWIYRLMIDASHQGKGYGSETMKQVIERIKAKPDTTDIMVAYHPENQAAAYLYKKLDFKILGNAPWGEIMTRLSKN, encoded by the coding sequence GTGAATCTTATCTTAAAAGAAATAACTGCTGAAAACTGGGAGGAATGTATTGAACTACAGCCCCATGAGGATCAAGAAGTATTTATCGCCTCAAATCTATATTCCTTAGCACAGTCAAAATTCTTACCTAACTTTGAAACTCTTGCTGTATACAAAGATCAAAAAATGGTGGGGTTTGTCATGTTCGGAAAAGATCCAGATGATTCGCAATACTGGATTTATAGACTTATGATCGATGCAAGCCACCAAGGAAAAGGTTATGGTAGTGAAACAATGAAACAGGTGATAGAAAGAATAAAAGCAAAACCTGATACCACAGATATTATGGTAGCCTATCATCCAGAAAATCAGGCCGCTGCCTATCTTTACAAAAAACTAGACTTTAAAATTCTTGGCAATGCTCCATGGGGTGAAATTATGACACGACTCTCAAAGAATTGA
- a CDS encoding DUF2089 family protein: MEREEIPSWILALDKESLEFIRKFIINSGSLKNMSTIYDVSYPTVRAKLDRLIKKIELHSKEDEVEFVHMIKNLVIDERISLEVAKIIIDKYKKERADN; encoded by the coding sequence ATGGAGCGTGAAGAAATTCCATCTTGGATCTTGGCTTTAGATAAGGAGTCACTCGAATTCATAAGAAAATTTATTATAAATTCGGGTTCTCTAAAGAATATGTCAACAATATATGATGTTTCTTATCCGACGGTTAGAGCTAAGCTGGATCGATTAATTAAAAAAATTGAACTGCATAGCAAGGAAGACGAAGTAGAGTTCGTTCATATGATTAAAAATCTAGTAATTGATGAGCGTATTAGCCTTGAAGTAGCAAAAATAATTATAGATAAATATAAAAAGGAAAGAGCTGATAATTGA
- a CDS encoding DUF4179 domain-containing protein: protein MDIDQELKEFQYSDKGPILSELTFTQKMKNHVREKMIMTSKPKRRIWYWTSSFAGLLIILLALTGVPSADTIKNLFPTLTNTPRISAFVAYGDEELKAFHEKGLTVPYHVSKTDQGVTVTITDLFFDGHQLAIGYLVQMPPEKDLNRDLFSDYLADFKELTLNGIGESFFNGGSKDVTRIGDHLYAGIDSTYLKAGAPNDFLLHAQIERVGLVGGSGKWQWDLEFKMPESLKALQRTVPPHFEKDRNGLQFTVENIRRNATGTTSRIIVNGPREKLKNLHITFYDQYMNRRPHSFMGHFLNDNTKEYEFILSKLNGEEPFIYMNPRVVVEKETELEKSKTKENPPKDAEIDLSHPLPYVLSEQQGDFILKKVDFLSTKTVIHYEVKNPFNQSRFLIIKDEKNNEYRSSPEIREFTESYSFMTEFPPFPSPKNLKLVIPTDVMNKEEQKIREQNLIKIPLL from the coding sequence ATGGACATCGATCAAGAATTAAAGGAGTTTCAATATAGTGATAAAGGTCCGATCCTTTCCGAGTTAACATTTACCCAGAAAATGAAAAATCATGTACGGGAGAAAATGATCATGACTTCAAAACCAAAGCGCAGAATCTGGTACTGGACTTCCTCCTTTGCTGGATTATTGATTATCCTGCTGGCACTAACGGGAGTGCCTAGTGCGGACACCATAAAGAATCTGTTTCCTACACTTACTAATACTCCGCGTATCAGTGCCTTTGTGGCATACGGTGATGAAGAGCTGAAAGCCTTTCATGAAAAAGGGTTGACGGTTCCTTATCATGTAAGCAAAACCGATCAAGGAGTGACTGTCACAATAACCGATTTGTTCTTTGACGGACACCAGTTGGCTATTGGGTATCTGGTTCAAATGCCGCCGGAGAAAGATCTCAATAGGGATTTGTTTTCTGATTATCTTGCTGATTTTAAGGAGCTTACTTTGAATGGAATTGGAGAATCTTTTTTTAACGGTGGAAGTAAAGACGTAACACGAATCGGGGACCATTTGTATGCAGGGATTGACTCTACTTATTTAAAAGCAGGGGCACCAAATGATTTTTTACTCCACGCACAGATAGAACGAGTAGGTTTAGTAGGGGGAAGTGGGAAATGGCAGTGGGATCTTGAGTTTAAAATGCCCGAATCTCTAAAAGCCTTGCAACGAACAGTTCCTCCACATTTTGAAAAGGATCGGAACGGATTACAATTTACAGTTGAAAACATCAGGAGAAATGCTACAGGAACAACCTCACGAATTATAGTCAATGGTCCTAGAGAGAAACTGAAGAATCTTCATATCACCTTTTATGACCAATATATGAATAGACGACCACATTCTTTCATGGGTCACTTTTTAAATGACAATACCAAAGAATACGAGTTTATACTTTCTAAACTAAATGGAGAAGAACCATTTATTTACATGAATCCCCGTGTAGTAGTGGAGAAAGAGACAGAGCTAGAGAAGTCAAAAACAAAAGAAAATCCTCCAAAGGATGCAGAGATTGATCTATCACACCCATTACCTTATGTATTGTCCGAACAACAAGGAGACTTTATTCTAAAAAAGGTAGATTTCCTTTCAACAAAAACGGTTATCCATTATGAGGTTAAAAATCCCTTCAATCAATCACGTTTTTTAATAATAAAGGATGAAAAGAATAACGAATACAGAAGTTCACCTGAAATAAGAGAGTTTACTGAGTCTTATTCGTTCATGACAGAATTTCCACCCTTTCCATCTCCAAAAAACTTGAAGCTAGTCATTCCTACAGATGTTATGAACAAAGAAGAGCAAAAGATTCGTGAACAGAATTTAATCAAGATTCCTTTGCTTTAA
- the spoIIP gene encoding stage II sporulation protein P → MFLRVHTILIAVCFLLLLIPQSFAQAATHVEVTVDQLNIRSAPGTTNQIVGTITRATRLPILTEKNDWIQVVKLANGKTGWVLHKYVKKLEIPQVKYVKSNVDMLNVRAEPNATAQILQIIDQNGVFLQIKKQGDWAQIKLSDNVSGWVNARFLTETTEPTPKPIPNPVPVSTPVPSLASPEPVVPLPSFVTENGQVAGTIVLSESYDVYVEPNVLSTVIGQLPVNTTINHYGYTNDWYKISFNGTDAYIFKPVAHEGAVQGQPSDIPGAPTPNTGQAEAMIRVKNPDTNLRSGPGTNYAVVGNVQPGQVFPVVQSEGDWYEIQLTDNSTAYIASWIVDRVQPGINQPANVPNTSGVEYNTGMIGNETVYIYHTHNRESWRNVARNTSGSSVDDPQINITLVGKRLGELLQAHGIQAMVNQDDFAKKLAEQKKSYSLSYAESYKAVSAAAAMNPSLQYIFDIHRDSDEPRSKVALTLNDKTYSRILFVIGTAHPNYLQNKKLAENLHARLEASYPGLSRGIILKGKNQGNGVYNQSISEGSLLLEFGGTNNTLEECYNTAEAFANVLVTYMFESQIAVK, encoded by the coding sequence TTGTTTTTACGTGTACATACCATTTTAATAGCTGTTTGTTTCCTGCTTTTACTAATACCTCAATCGTTTGCACAGGCGGCCACCCATGTGGAGGTAACTGTTGATCAACTAAATATTCGCAGTGCTCCAGGTACAACGAACCAGATTGTCGGAACCATCACCAGAGCTACACGGCTACCGATCCTTACAGAGAAAAATGATTGGATACAGGTGGTGAAGCTCGCTAATGGGAAAACAGGCTGGGTACTACATAAGTATGTCAAAAAGCTTGAAATTCCACAGGTGAAATATGTAAAGAGCAACGTAGACATGCTAAATGTCCGGGCTGAGCCGAATGCAACTGCACAAATATTGCAGATCATCGACCAAAACGGTGTATTTTTGCAAATAAAAAAACAAGGGGATTGGGCACAGATCAAGCTATCTGACAATGTCAGCGGCTGGGTAAATGCGCGTTTCTTGACGGAAACCACCGAACCAACCCCAAAACCGATTCCTAATCCAGTACCTGTATCAACACCAGTTCCATCCTTAGCATCTCCTGAACCGGTTGTTCCTTTACCATCTTTTGTTACAGAGAATGGGCAAGTGGCAGGTACAATTGTATTATCGGAAAGCTATGATGTTTATGTTGAGCCAAATGTTTTAAGCACAGTTATTGGTCAGCTACCTGTCAATACAACCATCAACCATTATGGATATACAAATGATTGGTACAAGATCAGCTTTAACGGCACAGACGCTTATATTTTCAAACCAGTGGCTCATGAGGGTGCGGTTCAGGGACAGCCAAGTGATATACCGGGTGCACCTACTCCTAATACAGGACAAGCTGAAGCAATGATTCGCGTGAAAAATCCCGATACTAATCTGCGATCTGGACCTGGAACCAATTATGCTGTCGTCGGGAATGTTCAGCCTGGGCAAGTCTTCCCGGTTGTACAGAGCGAAGGAGACTGGTACGAAATTCAATTAACTGACAATTCGACTGCCTATATTGCTAGCTGGATAGTAGATCGCGTTCAGCCAGGTATTAATCAGCCAGCAAATGTACCCAACACCTCTGGGGTAGAATATAACACTGGCATGATTGGGAATGAAACAGTCTACATCTATCACACACATAACCGTGAGTCATGGCGAAATGTCGCAAGAAATACGAGTGGTAGCTCAGTGGATGATCCCCAAATCAATATCACATTGGTCGGAAAACGGTTGGGTGAGCTGTTGCAGGCGCACGGTATTCAAGCGATGGTGAATCAGGACGACTTTGCCAAAAAACTGGCGGAGCAAAAGAAAAGCTATTCGCTTTCCTATGCGGAATCATACAAAGCGGTAAGCGCAGCGGCAGCAATGAATCCAAGCCTACAATATATTTTTGACATCCATCGGGATAGTGACGAGCCCCGCAGTAAGGTAGCCCTTACCTTGAATGACAAGACGTATTCGCGTATTTTATTTGTCATCGGAACAGCCCACCCGAACTATTTACAAAACAAGAAGCTAGCCGAAAATCTGCATGCCCGTTTGGAAGCCTCGTATCCTGGCTTATCACGGGGAATTATCCTGAAAGGTAAGAACCAAGGGAATGGCGTGTATAATCAGTCTATTTCCGAGGGGAGCCTGCTGCTGGAATTTGGCGGGACTAACAATACATTGGAGGAATGCTACAATACGGCTGAAGCATTTGCCAATGTGCTTGTTACTTATATGTTTGAATCGCAAATTGCGGTAAAGTAA
- a CDS encoding RNA polymerase sigma factor: MDKVELENLIAEIKNGSLDKFEIIIDHFQQPIFTYCYHMLGHKQEAEDAVQDVLFRAYKNLDRYTYSLSFSAWLYKIAYNYCAKQLKRRKLNRLLPFFYNRDQEGRNYVEEKIDHDYLGEPLSSIWRRLSTEERTLLILRVLEGKDYKEISELMNKNPATLRKQFERALKKCKHYFVKKGGVLDEGQRSI, from the coding sequence GTGGACAAAGTAGAGCTAGAGAATCTGATCGCAGAGATCAAAAACGGTTCTCTTGATAAATTTGAAATCATCATTGATCATTTTCAACAGCCCATTTTTACCTACTGCTATCATATGCTCGGCCACAAACAAGAAGCAGAAGATGCTGTACAGGACGTTTTGTTTAGGGCATATAAGAATTTGGATCGGTATACGTATTCGCTTTCATTTTCTGCATGGCTGTACAAAATCGCCTATAACTATTGTGCGAAACAACTGAAGCGTAGGAAGCTAAATCGCTTGCTACCTTTTTTCTACAACAGGGATCAGGAAGGTCGAAACTATGTGGAGGAAAAAATCGATCACGATTATCTTGGCGAGCCGTTATCTAGCATTTGGAGAAGGCTATCCACGGAGGAGCGAACCCTTCTGATTCTGAGGGTGTTGGAGGGAAAGGATTATAAGGAGATTTCAGAATTGATGAACAAGAATCCCGCCACCTTACGCAAGCAATTTGAGCGGGCTTTGAAAAAATGTAAGCATTACTTTGTCAAAAAAGGAGGGGTGCTCGATGAAGGACAGAGATCCATATAA
- a CDS encoding ASCH domain-containing protein, whose protein sequence is MKAITIHQPWATLIALGEKEFETRSWRTKYRGELAIHAGKKVDKEACQQEPFRSVLAKYGLTADNLPTGAIVATCLLTECLQVHAHAGFYAVAGDSNHQIEGNEYAFGWYELGRFAWKLTNVKQVELISARGKQGLWNWNK, encoded by the coding sequence GTGAAAGCAATTACTATACATCAACCATGGGCTACGCTCATCGCCTTAGGGGAAAAGGAATTCGAAACGCGGAGTTGGCGCACGAAATATCGTGGAGAATTAGCAATCCATGCCGGCAAGAAGGTGGATAAGGAAGCATGTCAGCAGGAACCTTTTCGATCCGTTTTAGCCAAATATGGATTAACCGCAGATAATCTTCCAACTGGAGCTATCGTTGCGACATGCCTGCTTACAGAGTGCTTGCAAGTGCATGCACATGCCGGGTTTTACGCTGTCGCTGGAGATTCAAACCACCAGATAGAGGGAAATGAATACGCTTTTGGATGGTATGAACTAGGACGATTCGCTTGGAAATTGACTAACGTAAAGCAAGTAGAATTAATCTCAGCGAGAGGAAAACAAGGATTATGGAATTGGAATAAATAA
- a CDS encoding GNAT family N-acetyltransferase → MNLGKIFEDFPVLESVHFVLKKIEEVHLHEVYKIYDNDKVFKYCGIIPKHNLQTVRKMIDHFDRDYHKKSRIKCGIFQKSECNKLVGIIECMDFNQKVNMVSIGYFLAEEYWRKGIATESIGELVKFLFEEADVNRIQAEIMPANQISKKVILKNGFIKEGLLRQASLWSGKGVVDLEIYGLLKEDYTNNIYISNE, encoded by the coding sequence ATGAACCTTGGAAAGATTTTTGAGGATTTTCCAGTATTGGAGTCTGTACATTTCGTATTGAAAAAAATAGAAGAGGTACATTTACATGAAGTATATAAAATCTACGACAATGACAAAGTATTTAAATATTGTGGGATTATTCCTAAGCATAATTTACAAACTGTAAGAAAGATGATTGATCATTTTGATAGGGATTATCATAAAAAAAGCAGAATCAAATGTGGGATTTTTCAAAAAAGTGAATGTAATAAGTTGGTTGGAATTATTGAATGTATGGATTTTAATCAAAAAGTGAACATGGTATCTATTGGTTACTTTTTGGCAGAGGAATATTGGAGAAAAGGCATTGCAACTGAATCTATTGGGGAGTTAGTAAAATTTTTATTTGAAGAAGCTGATGTTAATAGGATCCAAGCAGAGATCATGCCTGCAAACCAGATTTCAAAGAAAGTCATCTTAAAAAACGGATTTATAAAAGAAGGATTATTAAGACAAGCTTCTTTATGGTCTGGTAAAGGAGTAGTTGATTTAGAAATATACGGCTTACTTAAGGAAGACTACACCAACAATATATACATAAGTAATGAATGA
- a CDS encoding AraC family transcriptional regulator, with the protein MDYFERIQNSIEFIEKNLQEELNITEISSKSCFSAFHFQRIFQAITGFSVQEYIRSRRLSEAAILLKETRKNILEIAFFFQYGSQEAFTRAFVNYFGLTPAKYRKERTIIKQQQKINFLDYKNKTKGNLVMNKPEVVVLNKKLIIGYEYKTNLNNEKYFEEIPVFYIDFGRNEYYCRISKKISPNMSYGISANFDDEGHFSFIVGEEVKEINSELENGFVNFEIPEGKYARFKVNGTTDLVQSTRRYIYGTWLLNSKYERRDGPDFEITDVLNSTLPNEMKMKIYIPIK; encoded by the coding sequence ATGGATTACTTTGAAAGAATTCAAAACTCAATTGAATTCATCGAAAAGAATCTACAAGAGGAATTAAATATTACTGAAATTTCCTCGAAATCTTGTTTTTCAGCGTTTCATTTCCAACGAATTTTTCAAGCGATTACAGGTTTTTCTGTACAGGAGTATATAAGAAGCAGAAGACTTTCCGAAGCTGCTATATTACTGAAGGAAACAAGAAAGAATATTTTAGAAATAGCATTTTTTTTTCAATATGGCTCCCAAGAAGCATTTACTCGAGCATTTGTAAACTATTTTGGTTTGACCCCAGCTAAATATCGAAAAGAGCGAACTATTATAAAACAACAACAAAAAATTAACTTTTTGGATTATAAAAATAAGACGAAAGGAAATCTAGTTATGAACAAACCTGAAGTTGTTGTTTTAAACAAGAAACTTATTATTGGTTATGAGTACAAAACCAATTTAAATAACGAAAAATATTTTGAGGAAATCCCTGTGTTTTATATTGATTTTGGAAGGAATGAATATTATTGTCGGATATCGAAGAAAATTTCACCTAATATGTCATATGGTATATCGGCTAATTTTGATGATGAAGGTCATTTTTCTTTTATTGTTGGTGAAGAAGTTAAGGAAATTAATTCAGAATTAGAAAATGGATTTGTGAATTTTGAAATTCCAGAGGGTAAATATGCTAGATTCAAGGTCAATGGAACTACTGATTTAGTTCAAAGTACTAGAAGATATATTTATGGTACATGGCTACTGAACTCTAAATACGAGAGAAGAGATGGACCAGATTTTGAGATTACCGATGTCTTAAACTCAACACTTCCAAATGAAATGAAAATGAAAATATATATACCAATCAAATAA
- a CDS encoding DUF7667 family protein, with translation MWIVHQRMAELWFINKTRELTDSEMTEMSHCLSANAKRAWKIAKLKNLSLIASMTNDTDWQHELCSRIEKIEG, from the coding sequence ATGTGGATCGTCCACCAACGTATGGCAGAGCTTTGGTTTATCAATAAGACAAGGGAGCTTACTGATTCGGAAATGACAGAAATGAGTCATTGCTTGAGTGCAAACGCTAAAAGAGCTTGGAAGATTGCAAAACTCAAAAACTTATCTTTGATCGCCAGTATGACGAATGATACGGACTGGCAGCACGAGCTATGTTCAAGGATAGAGAAGATAGAGGGGTGA
- a CDS encoding helix-turn-helix transcriptional regulator: MMKSRLKVILAERNLTQQELKMKMKYPVANSTLSNIVNGTIPKLETASDIAQALAMKVEDIWVFE; the protein is encoded by the coding sequence ATGATGAAAAGCAGATTGAAGGTGATCTTGGCTGAACGTAATTTGACACAACAAGAGTTAAAAATGAAAATGAAATACCCTGTTGCGAATTCTACTTTAAGCAATATTGTAAACGGGACGATCCCTAAATTAGAGACAGCATCAGATATAGCTCAAGCCTTAGCGATGAAAGTTGAGGATATATGGGTATTTGAATAA
- a CDS encoding geobacillin-26 family protein (This protein is homologous to geobacillin 26, a large bacteriocin (245 amino acids) that was found in the thermophile Geobacillus sp. 15, and that has an unknown mechanism of action.) — protein MKKILIPTVLCTAMLFSQNIAHASETNNVKQMQQTKSVESIVIDGKKITSEILEDNEEFRKVKVTSGDEITIAIYDKVNNEITIEEEGKKAVKIQPSNHFKSSKSEFNLDATAKDKVIAEAEDDWWGYGYKITRYEKTFKWKIYTPDKSSTVKENSSNKSDLVDFRNAVDTMESYQKEAYAVLGATTAAVIAELVAAPATLGSTAVVAIVTGLGGSVTAGYKVWQAYKAKQDCDYRFESATN, from the coding sequence TTGAAAAAAATCTTGATTCCAACCGTATTATGTACTGCAATGCTGTTCTCTCAGAATATAGCACATGCATCTGAAACCAATAACGTTAAGCAAATGCAACAAACCAAATCAGTTGAATCAATCGTCATAGACGGTAAAAAAATTACTTCTGAGATTTTAGAAGATAATGAAGAGTTTCGTAAAGTCAAAGTAACATCTGGAGACGAAATCACAATTGCTATTTATGATAAAGTCAACAATGAGATAACAATAGAAGAAGAAGGAAAAAAAGCTGTTAAAATACAACCTTCCAACCATTTTAAGTCTAGTAAAAGTGAATTTAACCTAGACGCGACAGCTAAAGATAAAGTTATTGCAGAAGCAGAAGACGACTGGTGGGGGTATGGCTATAAAATAACCAGATACGAAAAAACCTTTAAGTGGAAAATATATACTCCCGATAAAAGTTCAACAGTAAAGGAAAACTCCTCTAATAAATCCGATTTAGTCGACTTTAGAAATGCCGTGGATACAATGGAATCTTACCAAAAAGAAGCATACGCTGTACTTGGTGCTACGACAGCCGCTGTGATAGCCGAGCTTGTAGCAGCTCCAGCAACCCTCGGATCTACTGCAGTTGTCGCTATCGTCACAGGTCTTGGTGGCTCAGTAACAGCAGGGTACAAAGTGTGGCAAGCTTATAAAGCAAAACAGGATTGTGACTATAGATTCGAATCTGCAACAAATTAA
- a CDS encoding helix-turn-helix domain-containing protein has protein sequence MGKTVFTEQEMKYLEANPYVQHVTYKSITYAPAFKVAAVKAYQEGQTPMEIFCGAGFDIDVVGHDKPKTCLKRWRNVYQIHGEIGLLEEQRGKKSTNRPSTTELSVEEKSLNELRHVSSF, from the coding sequence GTGGGAAAAACAGTTTTCACGGAACAAGAAATGAAATATCTTGAAGCTAACCCTTATGTTCAGCATGTAACGTACAAAAGTATTACTTATGCACCAGCATTTAAGGTAGCAGCTGTCAAAGCGTATCAAGAGGGGCAAACACCTATGGAAATTTTTTGTGGTGCTGGTTTTGACATAGACGTTGTTGGTCATGACAAACCAAAAACATGCTTAAAACGTTGGCGTAATGTGTATCAAATTCATGGAGAGATCGGCCTTTTAGAAGAACAACGTGGAAAGAAAAGTACGAATAGACCCTCGACAACGGAGTTGTCCGTAGAGGAGAAAAGCTTAAACGAGCTGAGGCACGTATCAAGTTTTTAG